A genomic window from Pseudomonas alcaligenes includes:
- a CDS encoding HlyD family secretion protein, producing the protein MNGNISARQESDLGDARKIATPLLLRKGLQVFLRNGRQEPLYVVLDPANQLQWELETRQFFVLEMLQVDEEFDAISASYERRFSQALTPENLDVLLANLVEQRLLGLAAANHPLVAPYRQQLQQDLQRLLEEKVARFRDKATPPAKRAEAAPAAIASASGPAVARPSVGASNDAEPLQAGVRDSAGMDDSLQIPVFHLFNPHRLLQSMQGWTEPLKYGVFILPLLFGLALGIVLNNFAQARLDATTLLSGMGAVGQVLFSLFTVNLLCTLTLALTAQKYRGTVYSLSVALMLGFLPRFMPRIRHLVGLSRRERLWLHGGPVLMRLALFSLGVFTWYLSRSSSGLLPAIGLALAVVSAVALLLTLNPLSKSSGYHLIAVMVDEPQLRGKAFKALFGRIKGNAYREANDTALMAYGLASLLYSALLFVIALMLVGSWLKFNFGGTGVLACVVLIGYLSLLTYRKFKSANEMYERAVQYERWKRRRLPENVEQKVGTKPANKVAGYTGRVFALSLLICLFLPYPYEPGGTFVILPTEQQQVASDIGGIVTEVLVEGGEQVKAGQVLARLATGDYAAQVKIAEARIAEEQAIVAELKSRPRAEEVDVAQRSLDMARTQTQFSLTNHQRHIALLAKGGVSAQQADQARRQYEVDLMAVKVAEANLALASSGATPDSIAAAEAQVLRWQSERDLYLAKIERSQLRAPMDGKLITLLLKQKVGKFQPPGEPFAVVEKAERVFAEIEVPETEIGYVQPGAVLKVKPLAYSDRLFDGTVTQIDANVVEKTAGKYVKVLTIIDNPAGELKSGMTGYAKAAGETLPVWKAFTRAIFRFIDVELWSWIP; encoded by the coding sequence ATGAACGGCAACATCTCCGCCAGGCAAGAATCCGACCTCGGCGATGCCCGCAAGATCGCCACGCCGCTGCTGCTGCGCAAGGGGTTGCAGGTGTTCCTGCGCAATGGCCGGCAGGAGCCGCTGTATGTGGTCCTGGATCCGGCCAACCAGCTGCAGTGGGAGCTGGAGACCCGGCAGTTCTTCGTGCTGGAAATGCTTCAGGTGGACGAAGAATTCGACGCCATATCGGCCAGCTATGAAAGGCGCTTTTCCCAGGCGCTGACTCCCGAGAATCTGGATGTCCTGCTGGCCAACCTGGTGGAGCAGCGCCTGCTCGGCCTGGCCGCTGCCAACCATCCGCTGGTGGCGCCCTACCGGCAGCAGTTGCAACAGGATCTGCAGCGCCTTCTGGAGGAGAAAGTCGCCAGGTTCCGCGACAAGGCCACGCCGCCGGCCAAGCGCGCGGAAGCTGCACCTGCCGCTATCGCCAGCGCCTCGGGTCCCGCTGTGGCGCGTCCGTCCGTGGGCGCTTCGAACGATGCCGAGCCGCTGCAGGCCGGTGTGCGCGATTCGGCCGGCATGGATGACAGCCTGCAGATACCGGTCTTTCACCTGTTCAACCCGCACCGTCTGCTGCAGTCCATGCAAGGCTGGACCGAGCCCCTCAAGTACGGGGTGTTCATCCTGCCACTGCTGTTCGGCCTGGCCCTCGGCATCGTGCTCAATAACTTCGCCCAGGCGCGCCTGGATGCAACCACCCTGCTGTCCGGCATGGGGGCAGTGGGGCAGGTGCTGTTCAGCCTGTTCACCGTCAACCTGCTGTGTACCCTGACCCTGGCACTGACCGCGCAGAAGTACCGTGGCACGGTGTACAGCCTGTCGGTGGCCTTGATGCTGGGCTTCCTGCCGCGCTTCATGCCGCGCATCCGCCATCTGGTCGGCCTGAGCCGGCGCGAACGCCTGTGGCTGCATGGCGGGCCGGTGCTGATGCGCCTGGCCCTGTTCAGCCTGGGGGTATTCACCTGGTACCTGAGCCGTTCCTCCTCTGGCCTGCTGCCGGCCATCGGCCTGGCCCTGGCGGTGGTCAGCGCGGTGGCCCTGCTGCTGACCCTCAATCCGCTGTCGAAGAGCAGCGGCTATCACCTGATCGCGGTGATGGTCGACGAGCCGCAGTTGCGCGGCAAGGCGTTCAAGGCACTGTTCGGACGGATCAAGGGCAATGCCTATCGCGAGGCCAACGATACCGCGCTGATGGCCTACGGCCTGGCCTCGCTGCTGTATTCCGCGTTGCTGTTCGTCATTGCCCTGATGCTGGTGGGCAGCTGGCTGAAATTCAATTTCGGCGGTACCGGCGTGCTGGCCTGCGTGGTGCTGATCGGCTATCTCAGCCTGCTGACCTATCGCAAGTTCAAGTCGGCCAACGAGATGTACGAGCGTGCCGTGCAGTACGAGCGCTGGAAGCGCCGGCGGCTGCCGGAGAATGTCGAGCAGAAGGTCGGCACCAAGCCGGCCAACAAGGTGGCTGGCTATACCGGCCGGGTGTTCGCCCTGTCGCTGCTGATCTGCCTGTTCCTGCCCTATCCCTACGAGCCGGGCGGCACTTTCGTGATCCTGCCGACCGAGCAGCAGCAGGTGGCCAGTGATATCGGCGGCATCGTCACCGAGGTGCTGGTGGAGGGCGGCGAGCAGGTCAAGGCCGGCCAGGTGCTGGCCCGCCTGGCCACCGGCGACTACGCCGCCCAGGTGAAAATTGCCGAGGCGCGCATCGCCGAGGAGCAGGCGATAGTCGCCGAGCTGAAGTCGCGGCCGCGTGCCGAGGAAGTCGACGTAGCCCAGCGCAGTCTGGACATGGCGCGTACCCAGACCCAGTTCAGCCTGACCAACCACCAGCGTCACATCGCCTTGCTGGCCAAGGGCGGGGTGTCCGCCCAGCAGGCCGACCAGGCCCGTCGCCAGTACGAAGTGGACCTGATGGCGGTGAAGGTGGCCGAGGCCAACCTGGCCCTGGCCAGCAGCGGTGCCACCCCGGATTCCATCGCCGCCGCCGAGGCCCAGGTACTGCGCTGGCAGAGCGAGCGCGACCTGTACCTGGCGAAGATCGAGCGTTCGCAGCTACGTGCACCGATGGACGGCAAGCTGATCACTCTGCTGCTCAAACAGAAGGTCGGCAAGTTCCAGCCGCCGGGCGAGCCCTTCGCCGTGGTGGAGAAGGCCGAGCGGGTGTTCGCCGAGATCGAGGTGCCGGAGACCGAGATCGGCTACGTGCAGCCGGGCGCGGTGCTCAAGGTCAAGCCGCTGGCCTACTCCGACCGGCTGTTCGACGGCACCGTGACGCAGATCGATGCCAACGTGGTGGAGAAGACCGCCGGCAAGTACGTCAAGGTGCTGACGATCATCGACAATCCGGCCGGTGAGCTGAAGTCGGGGATGACCGGTTACGCCAAGGCGGCCGGCGAGACCCTGCCGGTGTGGAAGGCTTTCACCCGGGCGATCTTCCGCTTCATCGACGTCGAGCTGTGGTCGTGGATTCCGTGA
- a CDS encoding NAD(P)/FAD-dependent oxidoreductase: protein MTDAAAPSTAIIIGAGHAGGELAIALRNEGWEGRILLLGEEVHLPYHRPPLSKAYLAGSVEKSSLAIRPQAAYERANVEFMAGVRVQRIDRANRRLELADGAQLSYDRLAIATGGRPRPLAVPNAAAAERCGNFHYLRTLDDVERIRAQLAPGKRLAIVGGGYIGLEVAASAVAQGLQVTVLEALPRVLQRVTAAELSAYYERKHREAGVDIRTNVQVADLEVTGDAVTALLCADGNRLETDLVVVGIGLIANTELAAEAGLAVDNGILVDEHAQTSDPHIYAAGDCTNHPNALLGRRLRLESVPNALEQSRVAAANMAGKAKTYASVPWFWSDQYELKLKMVGLSEGFERLVLRGDPASDSFSAFYLKGDRVLAADTVNRPQDFIAAKRLVAEDIAVTAEQLADDGRPLKELLPAPAA, encoded by the coding sequence ATGACTGACGCTGCCGCCCCCTCCACCGCCATCATCATCGGCGCCGGCCATGCCGGCGGCGAACTGGCCATCGCCCTGCGCAACGAGGGCTGGGAGGGGCGCATCCTGCTGCTCGGCGAGGAAGTGCACCTGCCCTACCACCGCCCGCCACTGTCCAAGGCCTACCTGGCCGGCAGCGTGGAGAAGAGCAGCCTGGCGATCCGCCCGCAGGCCGCCTATGAGCGGGCCAACGTGGAGTTCATGGCTGGCGTGCGGGTGCAGCGCATCGACCGCGCCAACCGGCGCCTGGAGTTGGCCGATGGCGCACAGCTGAGCTACGACAGGCTGGCCATCGCCACCGGCGGCCGCCCGCGCCCGCTGGCCGTGCCGAATGCGGCAGCGGCCGAGCGCTGTGGCAACTTCCACTACCTGCGCACCCTCGACGACGTCGAGCGGATCCGCGCCCAGTTGGCCCCCGGCAAGCGCCTGGCCATAGTCGGCGGCGGCTACATCGGCCTGGAAGTGGCGGCCTCGGCCGTCGCCCAGGGCCTGCAGGTCACGGTGCTGGAGGCCCTGCCGCGGGTGTTGCAGCGGGTCACCGCCGCCGAACTGTCGGCCTACTACGAACGCAAGCACCGCGAGGCCGGCGTGGACATCCGCACCAACGTGCAGGTGGCCGACCTGGAGGTGACGGGCGATGCGGTGACGGCGCTGCTCTGCGCCGATGGCAACCGCCTGGAGACCGACCTGGTGGTGGTCGGCATCGGCCTGATCGCCAATACCGAGCTGGCCGCCGAGGCCGGCCTCGCGGTGGACAACGGCATCCTGGTCGACGAGCACGCGCAGACCAGCGATCCGCACATCTATGCCGCCGGCGACTGCACCAACCATCCCAACGCCCTGCTCGGCCGCCGCCTGCGCCTGGAGTCGGTGCCCAATGCCCTGGAGCAGTCGCGGGTGGCCGCCGCCAACATGGCCGGCAAGGCCAAGACCTACGCCTCGGTGCCCTGGTTCTGGTCCGACCAGTACGAGCTGAAGCTGAAGATGGTCGGCCTGTCCGAAGGCTTCGAGCGCCTGGTGTTGCGCGGCGACCCGGCCAGCGACAGCTTCAGCGCCTTCTACCTCAAGGGCGACAGGGTGCTGGCCGCCGACACGGTGAACCGCCCGCAGGACTTCATCGCCGCCAAGCGCCTGGTGGCCGAGGACATTGCCGTGACTGCCGAGCAACTGGCGGACGACGGCAGACCGCTCAAGGAACTGCTGCCGGCGCCGGCGGCCTGA
- the chrA gene encoding chromate efflux transporter, with amino-acid sequence MNETPLPLTEHSPAQKTVGFLEALLFWLKLGFVSFGGPAGQIAIMHQELVERRRWISERRFLHALNYCMLLPGPEAQQLATYIGWLLHRSWGGVIAGALFVLPSLFILIVLSWLYIAFGDVPLVAGIFYGIKPAVTAIVLQAAHRIGSRALKNNWLWAIAGASFVAIFALELPFPLIVLGAAVIGYFGGRLAPQRFSLGGGHASSDKSYGPALIDDHTPPPPHARFRWSRLVLLLAIGAALWLLPMGLLTALFGWDGTLTQMGWFFTKAALLTFGGAYAVLPYVYQGAVGHYGWLTPTQMIDGLALGETTPGPLIMVVAFVGFVGAYVQPVFGVESAFASGALAACLVTWFTFLPSFLFILVGGPLVESTHNELKFTAPLTAITAAVVGVILNLALFFGYHVLWPQGFSGSFDWPSALIALAAAVALFRFKRGVIEVLLGCALIGLAVHLLR; translated from the coding sequence ATGAATGAGACGCCCCTGCCCCTGACGGAGCACAGCCCGGCACAGAAAACCGTCGGTTTTCTCGAAGCCCTGCTGTTCTGGCTCAAGCTCGGCTTCGTCAGCTTCGGCGGCCCGGCCGGGCAGATCGCGATCATGCACCAGGAGCTGGTGGAGCGGCGCCGCTGGATCTCCGAACGGCGCTTCCTGCATGCCCTCAACTACTGCATGCTGCTGCCCGGCCCGGAAGCCCAGCAACTGGCCACCTACATCGGCTGGCTGCTGCATCGCAGCTGGGGCGGGGTGATCGCCGGGGCGCTGTTCGTGCTGCCCTCGCTGTTCATCCTGATCGTCCTGTCCTGGCTGTACATCGCCTTCGGCGACGTGCCGCTGGTGGCCGGCATCTTCTACGGCATCAAGCCGGCGGTGACCGCCATCGTCCTGCAGGCAGCCCACCGCATCGGCTCGCGGGCGCTGAAGAACAACTGGCTGTGGGCCATTGCCGGCGCCTCCTTCGTCGCCATCTTCGCCCTCGAACTGCCCTTCCCGCTGATCGTGCTGGGAGCCGCGGTGATCGGCTACTTCGGTGGACGCCTCGCCCCGCAACGCTTCAGCCTGGGCGGCGGCCACGCCAGCAGCGACAAGTCCTACGGCCCGGCACTGATCGACGACCACACGCCGCCACCGCCACATGCGCGCTTCCGCTGGTCGCGCCTGGTCCTGCTGCTGGCCATAGGTGCCGCGCTGTGGCTGCTGCCCATGGGCCTGCTGACTGCGCTGTTCGGCTGGGACGGCACCCTGACGCAGATGGGCTGGTTCTTCACCAAGGCGGCCCTGCTGACCTTCGGCGGCGCCTACGCGGTGCTGCCCTACGTCTACCAGGGCGCGGTCGGCCACTACGGCTGGCTGACGCCGACCCAGATGATCGACGGCCTGGCCCTGGGCGAGACCACGCCGGGACCGCTGATCATGGTGGTGGCCTTCGTCGGCTTCGTCGGCGCCTATGTACAGCCGGTGTTCGGCGTCGAGTCGGCCTTCGCCAGCGGCGCCCTGGCCGCCTGCCTGGTCACCTGGTTCACCTTCCTGCCGTCCTTCCTGTTCATCTTGGTCGGCGGGCCGCTGGTGGAGTCGACTCACAACGAACTGAAGTTCACCGCGCCGCTGACCGCCATCACCGCCGCCGTGGTGGGCGTGATCCTCAACCTGGCACTGTTCTTCGGCTACCACGTGCTCTGGCCACAGGGCTTTTCCGGCAGTTTCGACTGGCCTTCGGCGCTGATCGCCCTGGCCGCGGCCGTGGCCCTGTTCCGCTTCAAACGCGGGGTGATCGAGGTGCTGCTCGGCTGCGCCCTGATCGGCCTGGCGGTGCATCTGCTGCGTTGA
- a CDS encoding diguanylate cyclase produces the protein MDNDRQAEARSMRGWQQLALLPLTRAFVALVCLSLVAIDGWLIWKARQVQLRDAEIETSNLASALARQASDTLKKADTVLFGLVERLQVEGTSPEHLQRLQRLMRQHVYEQAELHGLFAYDRDGNWLVNSFGEIPPGANNADREYFIYHRDFPNDHGPHVGRPIRSRTTGDWIIPLSRRLEDAQGRFAGVVLATISIDYLRQFYGTFDVRENGSINLVLNDGTIVLRVPFSESTIGTSIARGQIFTRLLPQSPAGSAMLPSLLDGVERQFSYRQIQDYPLVVVAAMSKDDILADWRSDSVRQLVVVCLLSGLLGLFGYYLVRLIQRGQRTEIELLATRDALRAFNQRLEKQALEDELTRLANRRRFIRALDDEFARAARSQRPLALILFDVDYFKQYNDIYGHSAGDECLRLVAEAIRAGQKRPADLAARYGGEEFCLLLPETDTQGAVRVAEQVRALVEKLALPHAGSPWLRLSLSAGVHVCLPQPGAADEGPQALIQGADKALYAAKAAGRDRVLLYGEQVEQLVG, from the coding sequence ATGGACAACGATAGGCAGGCCGAGGCACGCAGCATGCGTGGCTGGCAGCAGCTGGCCCTGCTGCCGTTGACGCGCGCCTTCGTGGCATTGGTCTGCCTGTCGCTGGTGGCCATCGATGGCTGGCTGATCTGGAAGGCTCGCCAGGTGCAGCTGCGCGATGCCGAGATCGAGACGTCCAACCTGGCCTCGGCCCTCGCCCGCCAGGCCAGCGATACCCTGAAGAAGGCCGATACCGTGCTGTTCGGCCTGGTCGAGCGTTTGCAGGTGGAAGGCACCTCGCCGGAGCACCTGCAACGCCTGCAGCGCCTGATGCGCCAGCACGTCTACGAGCAGGCCGAGCTGCACGGCCTGTTCGCCTACGACCGCGACGGCAACTGGCTGGTCAACTCCTTCGGCGAGATTCCGCCGGGAGCCAACAATGCCGACCGCGAATACTTCATCTACCACCGCGATTTCCCCAACGACCACGGTCCGCATGTCGGCCGGCCGATCCGCAGCCGCACCACCGGCGACTGGATCATTCCGCTGTCACGCCGCCTGGAGGATGCCCAGGGGCGTTTCGCCGGAGTGGTCCTGGCGACCATCTCGATCGACTACCTGCGCCAGTTCTACGGCACCTTCGATGTCCGCGAGAACGGCTCGATCAACCTGGTGCTGAACGATGGCACCATCGTGCTGCGCGTGCCCTTCAGCGAGAGCACCATAGGCACCAGCATCGCCCGTGGGCAGATCTTCACCCGTCTGCTGCCGCAGAGCCCGGCCGGCAGTGCCATGCTGCCCTCGCTGCTGGACGGCGTGGAGCGGCAGTTCAGCTACCGGCAGATCCAGGACTACCCGCTGGTGGTGGTCGCCGCCATGTCCAAGGACGACATACTCGCCGACTGGCGCTCCGACAGCGTGCGCCAGCTGGTGGTGGTGTGCCTGCTGTCCGGGTTGCTCGGGCTGTTCGGCTACTACCTGGTGCGCCTGATTCAGCGCGGCCAGCGCACCGAAATCGAGTTGCTGGCCACCCGCGATGCGCTGCGGGCCTTCAACCAGCGCCTGGAGAAGCAGGCCCTGGAGGACGAGCTGACGCGCCTGGCCAACCGCCGGCGCTTCATCCGTGCCCTCGATGACGAGTTCGCCCGCGCGGCGCGCAGCCAGCGGCCGCTGGCGCTGATCCTGTTCGATGTCGACTACTTCAAGCAGTACAACGACATCTACGGCCACTCGGCCGGCGACGAATGCCTGCGCCTGGTCGCCGAGGCGATTCGTGCCGGGCAGAAGCGCCCGGCCGACCTGGCCGCCCGCTACGGTGGCGAGGAGTTCTGCCTGCTGCTGCCGGAGACCGATACCCAGGGCGCCGTGCGGGTGGCCGAGCAGGTGCGCGCGCTGGTGGAGAAGCTGGCCCTGCCACATGCCGGCTCGCCCTGGCTGCGCCTGAGCCTGAGCGCCGGCGTGCATGTCTGCCTGCCGCAGCCGGGAGCGGCGGACGAGGGGCCGCAGGCCTTGATCCAGGGCGCCGACAAGGCGCTCTACGCGGCCAAGGCCGCCGGCCGCGACCGCGTGCTGCTGTATGGCGAACAGGTCGAGCAGCTGGTCGGTTAA
- a CDS encoding aspartate/glutamate racemase family protein has product MKTIGLLGGMSWESTLPYYRQINEAVRERLGGLHSAQLVLFSVDFAQVERLQRSGDWDAAGALLAEAARALQRAGADFLVLCTNTMHKVAEAIEAAVDIPLLHIADPTAAAIRSAGLRRVGLLGTRFTMEQPFYRERLERLHGVEVLVPDEADRTEVHRVIYEELCLGSVHEASRQAYRQVIARLVERGAEAVILGCTEIGLLLGPHDASVPLFDTTALHARAAAEHALLD; this is encoded by the coding sequence ATGAAGACCATAGGCCTGCTCGGCGGCATGAGCTGGGAGTCCACCCTGCCCTATTACCGGCAGATCAACGAGGCGGTGCGCGAGCGCCTGGGCGGGCTGCACTCGGCGCAACTGGTGCTGTTCAGCGTCGACTTCGCGCAGGTCGAACGGCTGCAGCGCAGCGGCGACTGGGACGCCGCCGGCGCCCTGCTGGCCGAGGCCGCCCGCGCGCTGCAACGGGCCGGGGCGGACTTCCTGGTGCTCTGTACCAACACCATGCACAAGGTGGCCGAGGCCATCGAGGCGGCCGTGGACATTCCCCTGCTGCATATCGCCGACCCTACCGCGGCGGCCATCCGCAGTGCCGGCCTGCGCCGGGTCGGTCTGCTCGGCACGCGGTTCACCATGGAGCAGCCGTTCTACCGCGAACGCCTGGAGCGCCTGCACGGCGTCGAGGTGCTGGTACCGGACGAGGCCGACCGCACCGAGGTACACCGGGTGATCTACGAGGAGCTGTGCCTGGGCAGCGTGCACGAGGCGTCACGCCAGGCCTACCGGCAGGTGATAGCGCGGCTGGTGGAACGTGGCGCCGAGGCGGTGATCCTCGGCTGTACCGAGATCGGCCTGCTGCTGGGGCCGCATGACGCCAGCGTGCCGCTGTTCGACACCACGGCCCTGCATGCCCGCGCGGCGGCCGAGCACGCCCTGCTGGATTAA
- a CDS encoding pseudouridine synthase, whose translation MSSRALHVRPSFLHLPPGDWATVLDCLCARFPQISRETWLQRMARGLVLDAENLPLDPATPYREALRVQYFREIENERQIPFQARILFQDEHLLVADKPHFLPVMPAGDYAEETLLTRLVRETGNPHLAPLHRIDRHTAGLVLFSTTPASRGAYQALFRERRIDKAYQAIAPALPHHEFPLRRHSRLEKGEPFFRMREVVGEPNSETLLEVLERHGELWRYRLWPISGKQHQLRVHMAALGAPILNDSFYPRLTDEKGVDDFTRPLKLLAQSLAFSDPLSGAACHFESGLALDW comes from the coding sequence ATGTCCTCGCGCGCCCTGCACGTTCGCCCCAGCTTCCTGCACCTGCCGCCCGGCGACTGGGCCACGGTGCTCGACTGCCTGTGCGCGCGCTTCCCGCAGATATCCCGCGAGACCTGGCTGCAGCGCATGGCCCGCGGCCTGGTGCTGGACGCCGAGAATCTCCCGCTGGACCCCGCCACGCCCTACCGCGAGGCGCTGCGGGTGCAGTACTTTCGCGAGATCGAGAACGAACGGCAGATCCCCTTCCAGGCGCGCATCCTGTTCCAGGACGAGCACCTGCTGGTGGCCGACAAGCCGCACTTTCTGCCGGTGATGCCGGCCGGCGATTACGCCGAGGAAACCCTGCTCACCCGTCTGGTGCGCGAGACCGGCAATCCGCACCTGGCGCCGCTGCACCGCATCGACCGGCACACCGCCGGGCTGGTGCTGTTCTCCACCACGCCGGCCAGCCGCGGCGCCTACCAGGCGCTGTTCCGCGAGCGGCGCATCGACAAGGCCTACCAGGCCATCGCCCCGGCGTTGCCGCACCATGAGTTCCCGCTGCGCCGGCACAGCCGCCTGGAGAAGGGCGAGCCGTTCTTCCGCATGCGCGAGGTGGTGGGCGAGCCGAACAGCGAGACCTTGCTGGAAGTGCTGGAGCGCCACGGCGAGCTGTGGCGCTACCGGCTCTGGCCGATCAGCGGCAAGCAGCACCAGCTGCGCGTGCACATGGCGGCGCTGGGCGCGCCCATCCTCAACGACAGCTTCTACCCGCGGCTGACCGACGAGAAGGGCGTGGACGACTTCACCCGCCCGCTCAAGCTGCTGGCCCAGAGCCTGGCCTTCAGCGACCCGCTGAGCGGCGCCGCGTGCCACTTCGAGAGCGGCCTGGCGCTGGACTGGTAG
- a CDS encoding AraC family transcriptional regulator translates to MPDAITEPDLHSQRLQLAELIARFAEADGAHDTAIASLVLYRASTPSPITHTLYRPALCIMAQGQKVVRLENERYCYDPLHYLVASVTLPVTGEVTLATADEPYLSLRLDIDPAELGELIASAGPIGVPSRGSGRGLHVDRLDAPLLDAVLRLLRLLEAPRDIAMLAPLIRREILYRLLCSPQGQLLRDIATADSQAHRVNRAIEWLNRHYQQPLRIEELARVANLSSSTLHHRFKALTAMSPLQYQKQLRLQEARRLMLCENLDVSSAGYRVGYESPSQFSREYSRLFGAPPVRDLARLRAAG, encoded by the coding sequence ATGCCAGACGCCATCACCGAGCCCGACCTGCACAGCCAGCGCCTGCAGCTGGCCGAACTGATCGCCCGTTTCGCCGAGGCGGACGGCGCCCACGACACCGCCATCGCCAGCCTGGTGCTGTATCGCGCCAGCACGCCCTCGCCGATCACCCACACCCTGTACCGCCCGGCCCTGTGCATCATGGCCCAGGGCCAGAAGGTGGTGCGCCTGGAGAACGAGCGCTACTGCTACGACCCGCTGCACTACCTGGTGGCCTCGGTGACCCTGCCGGTTACCGGCGAAGTCACCCTGGCCACGGCCGACGAGCCCTACCTGAGCCTGCGCCTGGACATCGATCCGGCCGAACTGGGCGAGCTGATCGCCAGCGCCGGCCCCATCGGCGTACCCAGCCGCGGCAGTGGTCGCGGCCTGCATGTCGACCGGCTGGACGCGCCGTTGCTGGATGCCGTGCTGCGCCTGCTGCGTCTGCTGGAGGCGCCGCGCGACATCGCCATGCTCGCCCCGCTGATCCGCCGCGAGATTCTCTACCGCCTGCTGTGCAGCCCGCAGGGCCAGCTGCTGCGCGATATCGCCACGGCCGACAGCCAGGCGCACCGGGTCAACCGTGCCATCGAATGGCTCAACCGCCACTACCAGCAGCCCCTGCGCATCGAGGAGCTGGCCAGGGTTGCCAACCTCAGCAGTTCCACCCTGCACCACCGCTTCAAGGCGCTGACCGCCATGAGCCCGCTGCAGTACCAGAAGCAGCTGCGCCTGCAGGAGGCGCGACGCCTGATGCTGTGCGAGAACCTGGATGTATCGAGCGCCGGCTACCGGGTCGGCTACGAGAGCCCGTCGCAGTTCAGCCGCGAATACAGCCGCCTGTTCGGCGCGCCGCCGGTACGCGACCTGGCGCGCCTGCGCGCGGCCGGCTGA
- a CDS encoding substrate-binding periplasmic protein — MRPSLLALLLLATLPAYAADWQVYTHSLGNQASSVDGQLRGHPHGGKRAFYVELVRALLGELGQPQTIVEVPLARGLVLLQSRAHVVLFNLSRTAEREHLVHWVGPTLRETDYLYELSVRPTGIRSLADAASLPVCVLNGSSHDSLLGEQGFTRLQRANSYAGCFRMLAAGRVLLVASADSDLQSKLAEADVGTAEVVPSAVSLGQDQGYIALSLDTPAAEVERWRAALAQLNRDGRYRQLHARFAH; from the coding sequence TTGAGACCTTCACTGCTCGCCCTGCTGCTGCTCGCCACGCTGCCGGCTTACGCCGCCGACTGGCAGGTCTACACCCACAGCCTGGGCAACCAGGCCAGCAGCGTCGACGGCCAGCTGCGCGGCCACCCGCACGGCGGCAAGCGCGCCTTCTACGTCGAGCTGGTGCGGGCCCTGCTCGGCGAGCTGGGCCAGCCGCAGACCATAGTCGAGGTGCCGCTGGCGCGCGGCCTGGTTCTGCTGCAGTCGCGCGCCCATGTGGTGCTGTTCAACCTCAGCCGCACCGCGGAGCGCGAGCACCTGGTGCACTGGGTCGGGCCGACCCTGCGCGAGACCGACTACCTGTACGAACTGAGCGTGCGCCCGACCGGCATCCGCAGCCTGGCCGACGCCGCCAGCCTGCCGGTCTGCGTGCTCAACGGCAGCTCCCACGACAGCCTGCTGGGCGAGCAGGGCTTCACCCGGCTGCAGCGCGCCAACTCCTATGCCGGCTGTTTCCGCATGCTCGCCGCCGGCCGCGTGCTGCTGGTGGCCTCGGCCGACAGCGACCTGCAGAGCAAGCTGGCGGAGGCCGACGTGGGCACCGCCGAGGTGGTGCCCAGCGCCGTGTCGCTGGGCCAGGACCAGGGCTACATCGCCCTCTCGCTGGACACCCCGGCGGCCGAGGTGGAACGCTGGCGCGCGGCCCTGGCGCAGCTGAACCGCGATGGCCGCTACCGGCAGCTCCACGCGCGCTTCGCCCACTGA
- a CDS encoding SDR family oxidoreductase: MSRIAEKVIVITGASSGIGEATARLLALQGTRLVLGARRGERLEALAAEIRNLGGSAEYRVTDVTRQEQVQALVELAVERYGRVDVLVNNAGVMPLSPLAALKIGEWNQMIDVNLRGVLHGIAAVLPGMQAQRSGQIINVASIGAYKPIATGAVYCATKAAVVSLSEALRQEVGSAIRVTVVSPGVTESDLAHSISDAETRVAIDEFRREAIPAGAIAEAIAYAIGQPDTVDISELVVRPTSSAY, from the coding sequence ATGTCCCGTATCGCAGAGAAAGTCATAGTCATTACCGGTGCCAGCAGCGGCATCGGCGAAGCCACCGCCCGCCTGCTGGCCCTGCAGGGCACCCGCCTGGTGCTCGGCGCGCGGCGCGGCGAGCGTCTTGAGGCGCTGGCCGCCGAGATCCGCAATCTCGGCGGCAGCGCCGAGTACCGCGTCACCGACGTGACCCGCCAGGAACAGGTGCAGGCCCTGGTGGAGCTGGCCGTGGAGCGCTACGGCCGGGTCGACGTGCTGGTCAACAACGCCGGGGTGATGCCGCTGTCGCCGCTGGCGGCGCTGAAGATCGGCGAGTGGAACCAGATGATCGATGTCAACCTGCGTGGCGTGCTGCATGGCATCGCCGCCGTGCTGCCAGGGATGCAGGCGCAGCGCAGCGGGCAGATCATCAATGTCGCCTCCATTGGCGCCTACAAGCCGATCGCCACCGGCGCCGTGTACTGCGCCACCAAGGCCGCGGTGGTGTCGCTGTCCGAGGCGCTGCGTCAGGAAGTGGGCAGCGCCATCCGCGTCACCGTGGTTTCCCCCGGGGTCACCGAGTCCGACCTGGCGCACAGCATCTCCGATGCCGAAACCCGCGTGGCGATCGACGAGTTCCGCCGCGAGGCGATTCCCGCCGGCGCCATCGCCGAGGCCATCGCCTACGCCATCGGCCAGCCGGATACGGTGGACATCAGCGAACTGGTCGTGCGCCCCACCTCCAGCGCCTATTGA